The sequence TCATAGCATCACACTTAccactccacacccacactaaccacccactccacaccccCTCAGGCTCTCAACATGACGCCCACTCTTTGGATTGGTACTTCACGGGCCCCCTCACACAGCTACTCCAGGGGGGAGGTCAATGGAGCCCCTCCTCTGATTACTTCCATTCCCTTGTAACGAGGTTAATGAAAGGACTGAAGCCATTCAACATCTTTGGACCCGTGGCAGAGTGGCATTTCACAGAGTTTGCTAGTCCGATGACCTTTGCCCTCTACACTGCTCTGGTGGAGCTCATGTGTGTACCTCTCCCTGGTACTGAGACTGTCAGGCACCTCATTACTACAGCCTATGACAAGTGGGTGGTAGATGTCTTTTGACCTCTTGTACTGACCTTTGGCCCCACAGAGCGGCAGAAGGTGTATCAGAGATTGAGCTCATGAGTTGGATCAACACTGTTACCTTGGTGATGGTATCTCTACCGGTACGCCCACTCATTCTCTGTGTTACTATAGAGACTGTTGTTATTGTGTAGGAGTGTTTCCATGGTTCCCTGTATCAGGAGATAGTGGGGGCGTTGTCCCTTACAGACACGCCCCTTCAAGACACACCCCTTTTAGCCGTGGTGCATGCCTACTGGCATCACGCTAATCTTGGACTCCTCCTGCCTCTACCAAAGTGAGCTAGCTTGTGTCTATTCTCTGATAGTTCATGTAGCGGGATAGAAACTTTCAACGGAAtacagcctttttgcagcatgcatgcatgcaatatgtTTAATCGAGCGAAAACTACGAACATTTATCCCCTCGAAATCGGAAATAATTTATACGGCATACTATACGGTATGCTaatggtgtgtgtatgtgtgtaggtggTTAGGCTCTGTGCTGGGTCCTCTGGTAACCACGGAGACTCGTCTCTTGTTCACCTGTCGTCTCTTGGGCCCTCTACTCAATAGACTCACTGCAGAGAAACCAAAGCTCTTGTTAGAGGTGACCTCTTGGTCTGTTGTCATGGTAATACTCCCCACCCCCGCACAGGTTGTCTTGGAGATATACAAGATGCTACAGAGAGTGGACAAGGAACAAGCAGGTCACATGACCCACTCGGACCTACTCTGCGACTACCTGTATCCTAACATTGTACAAATAATGTTCCTTCACCACACGTTCCTTCACCACGCGTTCCTTCACCACACGTTCCTTCACCACACGTTCTACCAGATACCATAtcaagtacatgcatattggAGACTGGGCTGAGATAGAAACCATCACCAACAGTCTCCACACTCCACTCAAGTGGAGGCTCAGGTTCATGCACTCTGAGAAAACTGCATAGATGGACAGTCaatatcagtataattataaattgtgCATTATGTGATTTCATTCCATTTTTGTAAAAACTGTTAAAAGTAGTGTTCATTCCGCGGCTATAAATCGAAGCATTATGACTGGTATTGGTAAAAAATCTATTCAGGGTTGCTAAGAAGAGTTCAGAGGTCGttaccattataattatgctgaatcagcaaacaAGATAAAATTGCTATGTGCTGAGTCAGAGGTGCTGAGTTTGAGTAGAACAGTGTTAGCTCTTGGTTGTTAGAAGAAAGGCCGGAGATATATAGACTATGGCTATGGATGCTGAGGTAACCATTCTTCAGGTGGAGGAGGACACAGAAATAGTGTGTCTTAGTGGTACTCGAAGGAAGAGCGATGAAAGCAAGGGCAAGGGACCAGCCAACCCAAGCAAACGAATTGTTAGAAAGAGGCATGCTGATGATGTGATAACTATTGAAGAGAGCTCCCCCAAACAACAATGTCCTTCTCATAGAGACAGTCTCCACCATGACACTACATACAGGGATGGACCCTCTACTAGCAGTCATACTATTCTCCTACTACAAGATGAAGCTTTGGCCCGACAATTACAAGAACAAGACTGTGCCATCATGTCTAGCAATAATGACAGACTACTAGAAGATGAAGCTTTTGCTAAGAAGCTACAGACGGCAGACTCAGCAAGTGGAGGCAGTAGCACTTGTCCCATTGTACTACAAGATGAGCAGTTGGCACTCACACTTCAAGAAGAGGAGTTTGCCTTCAATACCAACACACTCACTCAGATTAAGCTGGATGCAGAGTATGCCAAACTATTGATACTCAAAGATAAGGATAAAACACTTTCCACCATTGGTCTATCAGATGCTACACCTGATGTTGTACCTACTCCCCAACGTATTGACCCACCCCCCAACACTCTACTACCCCCCCGGCCCCTCACTCCAGTACCCCCCATCACTCCACTACCCCCCACCACTCCAGTACCCACCAACACTCGACTACCCCCCACCACTCCACTGGACAGACTGCCCAAGTGCTGGACTGCCTGCCCAACGTGTAAACCCACTGACTCACGTCGCTATCATCTCATAGAGGTGGCCCAATCTTCCTCTGAATGGAAGTTTGTCTCTGATCCTCTGACACAAGCCAACTTCACTGTAGGCAGAGTACAACGTATTCAGAATGAATCGCTATGGGAACGACTCTCATCAGAGAAGAGCTTAATGTTGCGTCAGAGAGATGACGTGAATATGCAGTTACTCTACCACACCTCCAGAGCACAACCATCCGTCATCTGTGAGGAGGGACTAGACAATAGACTATCAAGAGACGGAAACTTTGGTAAAGGAATATATTTCAGGTAATGTAATGATTgtcctcctcacacacacacaccacacacacacacacacacgcgcgcacacacacacacacacacacacacacaccacacacacacacacacacacacacacacacacacacacacacacacacacacagtgacaacCCAGCCAAGTGTGACGGCTATTCTGGTGGTGATGTGTACAAGAAAATGTTTTTGTGTCGTGTCCTGATGGGGCACATCAAGGTAAGCTCTCCTGTCACTGTTGAGACAATCATTATGTATTCTCCATTACACTAGTCTACTACTTATTTCAGGAATATGGCATCAATCAAGTGGACCCCACTCTTGTGCGTGAACCACCCAAGAAGAATCCCAAACCAGGAGAGCCTAAGACCTATGACTCTGTCAAGGTGAGGACTAGTGATGTTAGTGTCACAGTGAGtcacccccccctcccccccacaggGCACTCTGCGTGGGCTCAATGAATTCATTGTGTACAATGCTTATAGAGTGATGCCAGAGTATCTTATTGAGTATTTCTCCTCTCCTTCCTCTGCCAATCTGGCTAACATAGCGGCACTGGCTAACAAGGCTAAGAGAAGAGGTAAAAAAAGAGGAAAGAAGAAAGTATAGGAAAGAAGAAAGCTATTGAACTGCATGTACTCAATCATGATTCCCATTCATTCAATTATCATTATCTGCTGTTGTATAAATCATAACTGTTGTGTTATTCTGTACctttactgcgcatgctcaatatCAACAGCAAGGGGGCGGGGCTCATGTGTTTAGaaagggggggaggggctcgtgTTGCATCAGCATAATATCACATTTGCAGGGAAACTGTATACAGCTACAGGTAGAGAACTTCTTCACATGACAGGAGATTGAGTTGCAAACGCATGGACAAAAATAATATATGAAATGCAATAAGGTGTGCATGTCCAGTGAGTGTAACAGTGTATGTCAGGCAGCTCATTACAGTCAGTGGTTAGTGTGGTTAGACTGAGACATTGGGTCCAAGCTTCTTGTGTGCAGCTACTGACTTGCTGGTGAAGGCTCCACTGAACCGTCTCACAGCTATCATCATTCTGCCCAGAGCCTGCAAGGGATCACATGATCAAACTCACTCTGTCACTATGTAAACAGGAtatttttataattatcagcatcATTGAGCACAATAAttctaattataatttttggcAATATAGCAGCTTTTGCACAACATAAAAGATAATCAtgataaaattatattgagtGTGTTAGTGTTAGTAATTGACAGTGCATTCAGCCTCCTCTGCTGTTGGTGGTAATGGTGAGGTGGGGCTGAGGGGACACACGTCACCACCACTGCTAGTCAGGGAGATGGACCTCAGGCGAGCCAGAAAACCCACCGCCTTACCAACagcctgtgagggtgtgagggatGTGAGGGatgtgaggggtgtgagggtgtacGGGAGAGGAGAGGGTTGACTTAATAATGttgcaataataatgtacaaaCGATGTTTTGGAATGAACATGACTTGAGTAACCACATCATACAACTAGCCACTACCTTCCACTTTCTCCTTGCTCTGAGCTGCTTTAGTCGTCCTGTGCTAATGCGAGCGCTATTATCTCCTTTTTTGGTCTCCACCATCCATGAGTGGGTGAGGCTCTTCTCAGCTGTGCCCCTCAACCTGTgtagtggagtgggtggagtgggtggatcacacacacacagcacttcTTACACTGGGTTCATGATAAGTAGCTGATCAATGAAGTCTTTGGCAAGGTTGGAGATATCCTCATATGTCTCCTCATCTTGTGGGTCAGGATATTCATACTCTCCTGTAGAGATGTTTCCCACTGTCTCCATGTCATCATCACCCAGGAATGGGGACATTCCAGTCAgtctatatattatataggagGAGGGACTAACAATGTGCCGTGTATACCAGTAGCTAACTCACAGTATGTATGAGATGACTCCAAtggccctgtgtgtgtgtgtgtatgtgtaatgATAGCTAGGTAAACTATGCAATGTTTTGGTTGACACAACGTTACATAGTGCATAGGTACCCCCACTGACGAAGCTATTCTAACAGTATACACAGATCGCTACAACACAGTGTCTAGTTACCAACCAACTCACCACATATCAGCAGCAGTAGTGACTGGATCATATTGCAGCACCTCGGGAGCTGTGTACATTGATGATAGAGAGAATGTGAGGGGAGGTGGGCTATACACTTACCAATGAACTCCGGAGTGCCCACCATGGACTTGATCTTGGGATTAACACTCAAGTTTTGAGCTGAGCCAAAATCAATGATTTTTAGTTGCTTGCCATCTTTCTCTTTGAGTACTATATTCTCAGGCTGCATGTGTTATAATGATAATAGCACCGTACACTCATGTTCAAAGAGAGTGATGATGAGCAATAGTTCCTGCTAATGTGCTAACCCTACACACCTTTAGGTCCAGATGTACAATATTCTTCTTGTGGCAGAAGTCCATAGCCTCCATAATCTGAGTGAGATAATCCACTGCTTGAGACTCCTCCAGAAACTCTCGCTCTATCACATAATCAAACAACTCTCCTCCGTTAAGCCTGCATGGAGAATAAGCAGACACGCTGGGCTAGACATTGGTGGGGGAGTACCCGAAACATGAGCTTAAAACCAATTATGAACAAAATAACAATGAtttatgaattattcatgacaattattatgataacGGCAAAAGGAAACCACCTGCACTATAAGCCACTAGCTACCTGTGCATTATATGAATATTATTCACAACAGAATAGTGGCTGCTGTAGATACAGTAAACACACTGGCTATGAATATAGTCTGCATGAACACGCACAGTCTGCATGGAGAGacaatgcacatgcagcactagctagctagctcagtggATGCACCAAACCACACCATGAGTTATGTACATACACAGCACTAGTTCAGTGAGTGTGATACCACCAGACTCCACTGTTATACACGTGCACACTACCACACAGAGCGGTTAGCTAGTGTACTCACAGCTCAGTGATGAGGACGAAGCCAGTGTCACAGTCCATGAAGTCAGTAATGGAGAGGATAGCGGGATGTTTGAGCTGCTTCAATATCTCCACTTCTCGATATACGTCCACTTCCTTGTTGCCCTTCTTTGACATGACCTTAACTGCTGCTGGTTCTCTAGTCACTGAATCCGTGCACTTGAATACCACTCCAAACTTTCCTCTATtgcaaacacaaacacaaacacactagaTCATAACAAAGCATGCAGTGGAAGCCATGCTAATAGCTGCAAGCTAGTAGCTGGCTGTATGCTCACTCACCTTGCAAGCTCCTCTTGTACTGCATACTTTCTCCTTACAATAGAGGGTATGGACATTTCTGAACCTCCTGCCATttctgtagctatagctattcaGAGTCAATGCTAAAAATGTATTTCTGTGCTGTACTGCAGTTGTGGTTAAATATACGTGGGAGCTCATTATAGGAAGCATCCGGCAACAcaaaccacataattataatacatgtaacagtagacacatgcacacacaccagcaTATGTCTCTCAAACACAGACAGCAGCTACTCTATATGCACAGTTAAtgcatatatagctatactgtagtGGCCCTCCTTGCGTACACGATGACATTCATAGGATGGTTGAGGGTTGTGCAGCGACTGCAGTGCACATGCACTCTGCCTGACAGCATATAGGCACTCGATATCAGCAGCATTTATACTATAGTGGTTGTGCATGTGAGGAGGCCAATAGCTGCCACGATAGCTATACATCTCCATACACCATGCACCATGTAACTGTAGACTGTAGAGGGGAGTTGTCTCATGATTTAGCATTCCAGGGCAGTAACACACGTTGTTTCCTAGTAAATGTAGACTATCTCTCCCACTTGCCAATGTACATTAAATATACACATTCCATAAACATCCTTATTCTAACACACTATTAGTTCCCACAGGCTTTGCAATGTCACGCTAAACAGATCATGTTAAAGTCTCAGTGTGTTTTGGACATGCAGGAATGTATTCAGGAATGGTGAAGCTACTGGGAGTCCACCTCAGCTCCAGTGTTCACCAGAGTGGTGTATGCAGGAATGGTGATGCTACTGGGAGTCCACCTCAGCTCCAGTGTTCACCAGAGTGGTGTATGCAGGAATGGTGAAGCTACTGGGAGTCCACCTCAGTTCCAGTGTTCACCAGAGTCCACTGTATAGTGTACATGGGGGAGAGGCTGGTTATAGGCTGCAGAGCATGAGTGGTGTATGGAGGAATGCGTGTGGTTAATGGTTTGGGTAGGTATCTGATTAGAGCAACTATCAATGATGACCTTCTCCATGTGCTCTATCAGAGGAGGTGTCAGAGGCTAATCATGAGTGAGATGTTGAGCAGGTCAGCCAGGAAGCGGCCCAGAGACGATTATGAAGGTgacccacccccccacacatcacacacacacacacacacacaacacataacTGTCCACCCTATAGACTTTCCTCGTAAGAGGGGGCGGTATAGTGATCCCGGGCCAATGGCCAGAGAACCAGAATCCACTGAACAGAAACTAGAGAGCCTCATCTCACGATTAGGAGAAAAGGTGtgtccactgtgtgtgtgtgtgtgtgtgtggtaggtGCGCACGCTGCATTAGTTGCTGTTTGTACATCTGTTGTAGATATTTTTCTAACGCTATGGCATTGTTGATGTTCTCAGAGCCACAAGAGTCTTGAGAGCAACCTCGATGTACTGTCCAACCTGCTCATCAATGAGATGGCCTCCATGACTGACCACATCCTCACTACCATTACTAAATGGTGAGCCTCCTACCCCCATAACTCACTCAACCCCCCTAACTCACTCAACCCCCTAGTGTGGTGGATATGAAAGAGAAGGCTTTCATCTATTCTACTTTACTTGGACTGCTAAATGCTAAGAAGTTTGAAGTGGGGGAACAGGttcgtctgtgtgtgtgggcgtgtgtgctGCTCTATACTTTAACCCTGTAGGCACTGGAGCTTGTGGTAGCTGAGCTACGCAGCGCTTTGACCCTGAGTCAGTACGACAAGGCTCGACACCtcgtgagaccacacccactctagTTAACCCTCTCGTTACTATATATCTCATTAGGTGGTATTTCTGGCAGACTTGGTCAATTGTAAAGTGGTGAATGTTAACTCCATTGTCTCTCTATTTGATACGCTGGTGACAGTGACCTTTGAACCTGATATCCCTCAAGTAAGCTAAGTTTTATTTTAACCCTTTCATTACTCAGTTGTATAGATACGCTCTGATGCTTATATACACATGGTCCTGTCAGCACTGCCAATCGTGAGTATATAGTGGATACATTGATGAACCTCTAGTCATTATTTACTGCCTCAGGTTGGGGCCGAGCTGGAGGAGAGGAAGAGACAAGAACTGGAGAGATTACTCGTTACCATTGACAACTACATGAGGTAGGCGTGGCTCAGATTACGCTGTCATTATTTGTTGCCTCCAGTAAGCGGAGTACACCATTTCTGCCCATGTTCCaagtgtggggggaggggcaaccACACCCACAGGAAGATGtgagctagtgtgtgtgtgtgtgtgtgtgtgtgtgtaccagcgtgtgtgtgtgtgtgtgtaccagcatgtgtgtgtgtgtgtgtgtgtgtaccagcatgtgtgtgggtgtgtatgtaccagcatgtgtgtgtgtgtgtgtgtgtgtgtgtgcgcgtgtgtgtgtgatgtgtgtgtgtgtgtgtgtaggggttgCGTTTGCTGTGGACCCAAGTGAAGGCTCTGAGGGAGGAAGACTGGAAGGTGACtgattgtgtgtgggtgtgggtgtgtggtgtgtgtgaacTGTGCCTCTGTAGACGGCCATACTGCTCAAGCTCTACACTGCCTTCCAGAGTGAGATGGGTGGAGCTTAtctggtgcgtgtgtgtgtgtatggtgacACTGTTGACCCCGCCCCTTCCTCCAGCATCCTCTCCCTAGCCTGCCAGTTCCTCCACACTCACCAGACTCTGTCTATCCTCTCCCCTCTGCTGTGTTCAGACTGTTCTCATCCACTGACATGCGCTGCTCTTCCCCTGACACTACTCTACCCTCTCCCACCTCTGCTGATCGATTCCTGGCAGAGGAAGCTGTGACTGCCATACTAGCAAGTCACCAGGGAAGCAGGAAGGAGTGGTGAGTGCCTCAACCTTCTGTGTGTGGGCTAGCTATAAGTATCATTGGCTAAAGCAATTAAGCCTGTTTGTAGCTATGTTTGAGAgaccataacttgtgttgcgaacgTCAAATATTTTTTGgatttagtagctctttgatagtactacaatatggtgtgcttagatctgTAATTTAATTTGGgtccaaattgtccattttcagaaaaaaagcgtgggctataagtggACGTTTTTTCAATATTAAGCTGTTTTCGTAGCTTagtttgagaggccataacttgtgttgcgaacgTCCGATTTCCAAAATATGTTTTGGATTTAGTAGTCTTTGATAGTACTACAATatagtgtgcttagatcagtaaTTTCCTCTTTGTACAGTGCGAGTGCTCTGGTTGGGTTCTCTGAGACATGTCAGGAGAGGTTGGGAGTTTGTGGAGACTATGTGATAGTGGAGGTCTTGTTTGGTCACATGCTGCGACTGCCACGCCCCCCTCAAGTGCTCATCTACTACAGCTCAGTCCTCATAGAGATGTGTAAGAACAACCCTGCAGTCTATCCTCAGCTGGTAACTATATTGTAATAGCCTGTGACTAACTATATATAgtgatgatgtgtgtgtgcagttgtCTCAGACCACAGAGCTGCTCTTCTCTAGACTGGACAATATGAACACTATTGCCATTGACAGGTAACTAAGCAGCTCGtactaagccacaccccctagcAACCACCTACGCAGGTTTGCCGCATGGTTCTCACATCATCTCTCTAACTTCAAGTATCAGTGGGACTGGAGCAAATGGTGAGTGtgttgatgatgtcatatagTGTCATTATGACACACTTCAGGAATCATGTGATCGAGGACGGCCCGACTGACAACCCATCCGTCAAGTTTGTGTCTGAAGTATTCGCCAAGTGTATACGGTACgttgtgatgtgtgtgtgatgtgtgtacccctcccccacactgtgctgtgtgtgtgtgtgtaatgtgtgtacCCCCCCCTTAGACTGGCGTGCTATGACATATTTGTTGAGATGGTACCCCCAGAGATGACCTCTCTGCTACCCCCAGAGCCAGCTCCACTCTTCAAGTACAGACAGGACGATGGTGAGACTAACAGACTAACAGATATTCATGATATGTGCACACTACTAGACTCGGCTGAGGGGGAGGTAGCTGTACACCTGCTGGAGGCTATAAAGAACAAGGAATCGATTGATGATCTTAGAGCAGTTCTTGAGAGTCTCACTGAGGTTGGAAAAGATCATCAAAGTAAGCGAACACTATCGCTACCATTGTTATCATCTGTATATGTACACAGGTGTAGCTCAGACCAGGATGGCCGTGCTCATGCAATGTGTGCTCAAGGTGGGCTCTAAGACCATTACACATTGCTTCCTGGCACTAGTCAAGTAAgccccactccacacacacacccactccacccactcactcccTGTGCACAGGTTTAGACCTCTCATGATAGAGCTAGCTGATGAGGATGATTGTAAACTGACTTGCCTCACTACTCTAGCAGAGTTCTACACCAAGAACACGCAGgtacacccccacacacccccccccacacacacacacatacacacacccccacacagtTTTACACCAAGAACACGCAGGtacacccccacaccccccacacacacacacacccccacacagtTTTATACCAAGAACACGCAGGtacacccccacacatacacacacacacacacacagctacatgGTCTGGTGATAGACAAGCTGCTGCGTATGAGTGTAGTGGATGCAGGGTCAGTGGTGAGCTGGCTGTGTAGTGCCACTCCCCTCTTTACTAGGGGATTCCCCTGGGAGGTCCTCACCTCCACCCTCCACAAGACCAAGACCTCATTAGCTAACACCAAGAGAGAGCTAGCAGACACTCGAGACAAACTCaggaaggtacatgtatgtgtagtgATACACGTGTCTTGTGAATTacacactgttttggaggtttcTATGTGAGTATTCGTTGCTAGTAAGTGCCCCCTAGCTACCACATTGCTACTACCAGGATGTCCTGCTACTGCCTAACTACCCTCATTGCTACTGCCTAGCTACCCTCATTGCTACTGCCTAACTACCCGGGCCCCATTGCCCCAGGTGTCAGCCCTTGATGAGGTAGCCTTGGGCGGTGATGAGAGGACAGACCTTGAAGCTAAAGTAGAGGAATTAGAGGAGACAAAGGACGAAAGAGAGCGGACTCTACGCCAACTCTTCCTCTCTCTGTTTGAGCGATTGGCTAGCTCCCTGGGGGGTCAAGGACACAGTGACTTGTGGACACAGTGCACATTGGACCACTGCAGACACCTACTGGTCCAGGTGAATGCACTCataaatacatcatttgtGTTCAGAATGTCCAATTTTCAAATCTAATTGCTGCTCTCAGAATTacgtttcaaatgatgtgctCCTGATACCTACCCCACCAAATGtgaccccaccccccccctcccacacacaccccaccccccacagaaCCATGCTACTCTGTCCAGGATGGCTGCTCTGCTGGAGGATACAGTATTCACTGTAGATGTGGACCCACAACTTCTAGAGGTGTTCCAGCAGTTCCAGGCCCTACTATAGCTTACTCTAAACTTAATAACAATATAAAGGTTTCTTTTTGTACATACTGTACCGATATGCatatgcactataattattactattgtGCTGTGGTTGAAAATTATAATTTAAtatgtttgcgcatgcgcaatgaacaCTGCGAGTCTGCAACACATTGACCACAACATTCGCAGTATACCCACAAATTACTCGCAACACCTTGTAGCTAGTACTCCTGCGGTCCTCTATCGGTGGGAACTGTGGGTCTCCATGGCATCTCCTTGGAGACTCTGACGTCAATGGCCTGGAATATTCCCAGATCCAGTTCCAGAACCCAGTTCCTTTGAAGTTTGAAGGAGAAGCAAAGCGTCTTGCTGGAAGAGGTGAGTTTCTTTGCTTGTAGCTCGCATGTTTGCAGGAATGTTAGGCTAGGAAGCCTTTTATAGAGCATTGTAGCATTGTTTGCTGTCTATTTGGTCATGTTTTACAGATTGCTATTGTCTTTATTTTTTGCAGATGCTGTGCAAaccttccactgtgttgcagaaccatcgcgagccttccactgtgttACAAAACCATCGCgagccttccactgtgttacagaaccatcgcgagccttccactgtgttgcagaaccatcgcgagccttccactgtgttTCAGAACCATCGCAAGCCTTCCCGCAGAGCAGTGCAAGCATTCTCTAGCCATGGAAGGATAGAGCTGGATCATCCGACACCGTGCAGGCTGCAAAAGCTATTGTAAGTTAAAACCGTACCTAGTACCTCTGTAGCTTGTTTTGCAATtgttgcagctagctagctatagatagaTTGTTCACTCTGGCGTTTGAGCGTATCCGTGTTGCGCACTGTTTGTTGAGCATGGAAGGTTTCTGGTTGGATTATTTTGCTCTTGTATTCCTAGTGTTTTAAGTGTGGCCCCTTCTTgactgtgaggtgtgtaggtCATGCAGCTTAATAGATACATACTTGCCAGCAAGCGTACGTtaaatgcatgtgtgcatggctaAACTCGTGTCGACAACGCTTTTTGTTCTGTTAATATACGCGTGGCTAAGAGTCTATTACCTACATGGCCTTGAACCCTTTGGTGGGGGAGGGTGGTGTCCGTAGCACTCAAGTAATCATtcagaatgtgtgtggaaggttcTTCAACAGTCGGGTTGCAGGAGAGCATCTTCTTATTTTTGAAACTGTTGTCGAACCAGCCTTCGGGGTGCAATGATGGATACTCATGGCATCCCAGTCTATTGAGGGAGCACTCTGCTGTTAGTACCTGCCTAAAGGGAAAGCAGCACAGGATCCTGCCATAATTGGGAGTGCTAAGATCTCGTTATCAGTTCCAATAGTTAGTTAGCTAGGATCATtagaatagctagctataatatagttagACAACTGCTTCTTGGCTTATGCTAATCTATTATGACAGCTTTTTTAGGATCTTAACTCTGTGCCTCCTGCACATGGAATTGGTAAGTTCAGGCTTTAACTAAACCCTAGGTGTGCCAAGGGAACTGTAGCCTTTGACTGGATTAGTGAAGAGTAGTCTTGAGCACTTGTGCAAGCCTTGCATGCCAGGCTTGTTGCAACTGGAGTCGACAAGGGCTTCAAGAGCAAGGAggtgttgtctctgtgagtctaCTGTTGTTGAACCATCCCACACATTCTGGTTGATTACTTCTGTGCTCAGTTAATGGTACTCACATGCAGTCACAGGGTCCCTTTAGTTTATTATGCCCTTATTGTATTAGTCCCTTGAGCAAGGAAACTACTGGTGAGAATGTTCTCAATGGTGGTAAGAATGTTGTCAGTTCTGGTGGTGTTTGGTTCGTTTCTACAGTTGTGGAGATTTGTTGATGATCGGTTTTGTTTGAACTGCTGCGctcaatgtaaccatgcattttgcttgttctcttgcagccacaatgcacacaacacagctcCTACTAGCTAATGTACTAgtgttccattctctcactgcttttgtctcctctctcccccaGGT comes from Halichondria panicea chromosome 7, odHalPani1.1, whole genome shotgun sequence and encodes:
- the LOC135338133 gene encoding nuclear cap-binding protein subunit 1-like isoform X2 is translated as MRVVNGLGRYLIRATINDDLLHVLYQRRCQRLIMSEMLSRSARKRPRDDYEDFPRKRGRYSDPGPMAREPESTEQKLESLISRLGEKSHKSLESNLDVLSNLLINEMASMTDHILTTITKCVVDMKEKAFIYSTLLGLLNAKKFEVGEQALELVVAELRSALTLSQYDKARHLVVFLADLVNCKVVNVNSIVSLFDTLVTVTFEPDIPQIRSDAYIHMVLSALPIVGAELEERKRQELERLLVTIDNYMSKRSTPFLPMFQVWGEGQPHPQEDGLRLLWTQVKALREEDWKTAILLKLYTAFQSEMGGAYLHPLPSLPVPPHSPDSVYPLPSAVFRLFSSTDMRCSSPDTTLPSPTSADRFLAEEAVTAILASHQGSRKECASALVGFSETCQERLGVCGDYVIVEVLFGHMLRLPRPPQVLIYYSSVLIEMCKNNPAVYPQLLSQTTELLFSRLDNMNTIAIDRFAAWFSHHLSNFKYQWDWSKWNHVIEDGPTDNPSVKFVSEVFAKCIRLACYDIFVEMVPPEMTSLLPPEPAPLFKYRQDDDSAEGEVAVHLLEAIKNKESIDDLRAVLESLTEVGKDHQSVAQTRMAVLMQCVLKVGSKTITHCFLALVKFRPLMIELADEDDCKLTCLTTLAEFYTKNTQLHGLVIDKLLRMSVVDAGSVVSWLCSATPLFTRGFPWEVLTSTLHKTKTSLANTKRELADTRDKLRKVSALDEVALGGDERTDLEAKVEELEETKDERERTLRQLFLSLFERLASSLGGQGHSDLWTQCTLDHCRHLLVQNHATLSRMAALLEDTVFTVDVDPQLLEVFQQFQALL